The genomic window CGATGCTGCTTCGTGCCGTGTCGGCAATTCGCCGTAGATCAATAGAAAAGCGGTTTCAATAAAATCACAGTTGGCTGCCAATTGCTCGATCGGATAACCGCGATATCGCAGAATTCCTTTTTCACCATCTAAAAAAGTGATCGCACTGCGGGTGCTTCCCGTATTTACAAATCCTTCATCGAGCGTAATCAGTTTGGTTTTTGCTCTTAGTTGACTGATATCGATCCCGCGTTCGCCCTCGCTCCCTTCAACAACCGGCATCGCCAATTCTTGGTCTTCGAAGACGAGTTTCGCGTTACCCTTGGATTCAACCTCTAATTTGGCGGCAATAGACAAGGCGTTTTTCATGATGATTCCGGTTCGATCGGTTAATGGATAATCAGACTCTGTTACTTACTCGCGTGGCACGGTTACTCGCGTGTGGCACGGTAACTCGCGTGTGGCACGGTAACTTGTTGCTCCGCGGCACGGTAACTTGCGTGGCACGGTAACTTGCGTGGCACGGTTGCTCGCGTGGCACTGTCTGAAAGGTAGCGGAAGTCGTCGAGACTTTCGGCCGCCGGGAGCCTTGCCGGAAAAACAGAAAGTCTCCATGACTTTTGCGACGGTAGTACCGCTGTACAAGGTGTACAAGGGTTTTCAGACGGAGCCTACTGGCTAGGCCACCTAGTGTAGTGTTGTGTCCACAAACCGACAATCACACCACTCGCTTTGCCAGTCCAAAATTGAGGGTACCCGAAAAGGCTCAACCTTGTGTACGCGAAAAGGATGCCGGATGAAAGTCATGACGCCACCCACAAAAGCCAAAACCTAGAACTCGATCAACCGACTCTTTGGTCCTTGTTTTTTTGTCGGCGAATACGCATCGAATCGATTTTTCGATTACTGGCTTTCAAAATTTCAATTTCGGATTCACCAAGTGTCAAACGATGTCCCGCCTCGGGAATCGCGCCTGTGTGAAACAATACATAACCCGCAATCGTTTCGTAATCGTCGCTCTCTGGCAAATCCCAACCGACCAGATCGTTCAAGTCGTCAATCATCAATCGACCATCGACTTCGACCGTATCGTCATCAATTACTTGCAGACCGATCTCTTCGTCCTCATCCGATTCGTCGACGATCTCGCCGACAATTTCCTCGAGTGCATCTTCGATGGTAACGACGCCCGTGGTTTGTTGAAACTCATCGAGGACAATCGCCATGTGACTGCGGCTATGAAGAAATTCGCGAAGCAAGATTTCGACCGACCGATCAACCGGAACGATCCAACTGCGACGCATGATTTTTGAAATGGGTTTATCCGGTTCGCCATCCTTCTGCAGATACGGAAGTAGATCCTTTACGTACAAAATGCCGACCACGTTGTCGAGCGTTCCCTCGTAGACGGGCAACCGAGTTCGGCCTGCCTCGACAATCGTTTCGAGGATCTGTTCCCAGCTCCAGGACACATCCAACGCGTCGACGTCACCGCGAGGCGTCATGATGTGGCCGACTGTATCTTCATGAAGGGTCATCACTCCTTGGATCATTTCACGAACCCCCGGACCGAAATATCCTTCACGTTCGCCCGCCGTAACGATCGTGCGAATTTCATCCTCGAGTTGCTCTTGATCTTCGTCTTCATGCTCTTGCTTCCCAGCCAATCGACGCGTAATGATCTCAACAAGCTCACCGGGTGCCGACAACGGGTGCATCAGCACCGACAGTCCGTGCCAAAATGGCCAGGTGTGGTAAAGCACCTGCGTCGATGCGAAGCGGGTGACTGCGGCAGGAAACCAGACATGAATCAGCATCATCGAAATGCCTGCGCCAAATGCCCAAGTGGCAAGTTGACTGGCATTCGGGTCGCCGTCGTTTGCAAACAGGCCAGCCGTGCCGGCGATTAGAAATAGCGTTGTGCCAATCATCCGCAAATACTCGCTACCGCGGATCGCAGCATCTTGATGATCGATGACCGCACCGAATCGATCGCGATTCTTGTTGAGCCGGCAATAAGCTTCGAGTGATCGGCCTGCAAACCGATCGAGCAATTCGCCACCAAGGCCACCTATACTGCTGATGGCAAAACCGGTTGCTGACAAAATCCACCAAAAAACCCAGTCGGTCACTTTTTCACCTCAGACCGATCCGTCGTCGCTTGCCCCGAGTCCGGCTCATGTGAATTCGATTCACCTGCGTGGGCGTCGACAGCGTCGGGACCAACCGCGTCCGTCATTTCGATGCCCAGCTTTCGCATGACACCGATTTCGGCAGCTCGCATCGAACGGCGACCTTGCGGAGCTTGGTCATCCATTCCTGTCAAATGCAAGGTTCCATGGACGACATAAAGAAGCAGCTCATGCTCGGCTGGCCACGCCAATTCCTCGGCAGCTCGTTGTGCCGTCTCCAAGCTAACGGCCAATTCACCTTCGATTCTTGGTGCATCCGCAAAGTAGCCAAAACTAATCACGTCGGTTTCATAGTCGTGTCCAAGGTGTACTCGATTGATCAAACGTATCTCGTTGTCATTGGTGATGCGGATTCCCACTTCACCGAATGCGAAGCCACGATAATCGAGTGCCGCAGCGGCAGCACGTTGAATGGAATCGTACCAATGTAACTCGGGTAAGGGGGCGTCGGCAATGATCTCGATCGACAATCGATCGTTTCTATGCGGATTGTTGTCCAGGATATTTGACACGTGCGTGATAGATCGCGGTAAGGGATTTGACTAGACTCGCTCGGATACGGTCGAGTTGGCGAAACGTTAGTCCACATTCATCGAATTGGCCATCGGCCATCTTCTTTTGAGCAATCGCGTCAACCAAACCTTGAATCCGTGAAGGCGTTGGGTCGACCAACGTACGCGAGGCACTCTCGACCGTATCGGCCAACATCATGACCGCCGCTTCGAGCGTTTGCGGTTTTGGTCCAGGGTATCGAAAGTCTTTGTCGCTAACGGTATCGCCATTGGGATCTTCTTCACTACGCCGAGCCGCTTCACGGTAAAAGTACTCGACCAATGTCGTTCCATGATGCTGCATGATGAAGTCAATGATCGACTGCGGCAAATGATGACTTCTAGCAAGGTCGGCACCATCCTTGACATGAGCGATAATCACGAGCGTGCTCATTGCAGGCTGAAGCGAATCGTGTTGATTGATTCCGGAGCTTTGGTTCTCGATGAAATAGTCCGGTTTGAACATTTTTCCAATGTCATGGAAATACGCGCCCACCCGAACGAGCAGGCCGTTGGCACCAATCGCATCGGCTGCTGCCTCCGCAATCGACGCGACGTTGATCGAGTGGTTGTAGGTCCCCGGTGCACGTTGAGCCAGACGCCTTAGTAGCGGATGGCTTGCATCGCCAAGTTCCAATAGACTTAAATCGGTTTGCACGCCGAAAGCTTTCTCCACGAGTGGCAGCAATCCGGTCATCGACGCAGCCGACACCAGGATACAGAACCCTGCCCAAAGCGCTTCGCGGCATAGCCCTCCGACCACCGATCCAAAATAGGGCCCATTGTAAAATGGTGTCGATTCCGCTGCCTCGTCGACGTTCGATAACGTTTCCGCGGTGACGACGCCGACACCGACAACGGTAATCGCCGTGATCGCGGCTGAGATGGCTCCGACATATAGCAAATGAGTGCGAGTGCGAATGCGTCCCAACAACAACATACAGCTGGTACTGGCGGCCAACAACATCACCAATTCCGATATCGACGCGCCTAAAAACAAGGTGACACTCAAACAAACCGCTGCCATCAACAATAACGCCAACTCTCGCCCGTAAACGACTGCAGCAACCGTCGACGCCAATACCAACGGGATCAGCTCGCTACGCCACTCATCGCGAGCGGCGTAGTAGCAAAGGACGACCGTGGCCACGATCAAAACCAACATCTTGGCAAACTTTGCACGATCGAGTAGCAGCGATCGATCTTCAACAAAGAAGATGTACGAACCACAAAGAAGATAGAGGGCGCACATCATTCCTCCATAGGCGGTAAAGCGAGCCAACTTGTCTCGCCATCCCATCCGGCTGGCAAATTCTCGCTCTTCCATTCTCAGCAAAGCAATCTCTTTGCCCGTCAGCGGCTCGCCAGCGGTGGCCAGTTTCGAATCGCCAGCATAATAGGTTGTCATCACCGGTTCGACTCGTGCAGCGGCGGCCAAGCGTGCTTGCTCACTCAATTCGTCGTCGTATTGAAGCGTTTCGTATTCGGGCAATCGGTTGACAAACCATTGGCCGATCATCCGCGCGGCCACTTGATCCTGGTCCAAATCAAAGCGAGACCGAAAGTACTCTTGCAAAAGACTTTGAAATTCACTGCTCGCTTGGGCAATCCGCACCTTGCTTGCTTCGACTGGCACGGCTTCGTCCGGCAATCCCGCCGGGTAGACCATGATAATCCGCTGGTTCCCCTGATCCGGTTTATGCTGCATCGACCGCAGCAGGCCATGGTCATAGATCGGCTTCATCGCCATCGCGACCGCTTCGTCGACCTTGATCAGCTCAGGATCGGTGGCCAAGACCGATTTTAGAATTGCAAACTGTTGCTCTGGAGCGACCTTGACGCTATCGGTTTCCTCCATCTCATCGTCCGCGACGGCTTGCTCTTTGCTGCGGAGAAACTCCTCGAACGCTTTGCGTTCATCGTCGTTCATCTGTTCGTAGGATTGAGCACCGAGAGTCAAGAAGAGCTGGTCTTTTAGAATCGCTCTCAATTGGTCGAGCGGTTTGGTGCGATTGCGATACAACACCGGTTCTTCACGCCGCTTTTGGCGGCGCAGTGCGTCGGTCTCAAATTCATCGGGAACCTGAAACGTGACTCGTGTGATCAAGTCGCGTTTCAAAATGCTCCCCTTGCGATAGGCAAATGGCAACTGCCAAGCTTGGCAAAGCACCAACATCAAAACGGCAGCCGCCACCGCCATCGCGATTCGCAGCAAGAAATCGGACTTGTCACTCCGCTGCCACCACTGGACGAATCGCGGTTTGGGGATTCCAAGCGATTCGATGCGTTCTTGGCGGGTTCGTTTTTTCGTTGACGTGCTCATCGCTTTGATATGCTACTCATGTGGATGAGTATCATACGCATTGACGATCCTTTGGACTAATTTGTGACGAACGATATCGGTCTCGCGCAGCCGCACCGACCCGATCCCTTCTATTTTGCCTAGCCGACGCATCGCATCGCTTAGACCGCTGGTAATGCCTTTGGGCAAATCTTGCTGTGAGGTGTCGCCGCTAACGACCATTTTACTCTGCTCGCCCATTCGGGTTAAAAACATTTTCATTTGTGCAACGGTCGTGTTTTGAGCTTCGTCTAAAATAATGAACGCATCGTTAAGCGTCCTACCACGCATGTAGGCAAGTGGGATGACTTCAATGACGTCCTGTTCCATCAAGGCACGCGATTGATCATAGTCAATCATCTCGCCGAGTGCATCCATCAAGGGACGCAGATAAGGGTTTAGTTTTGCACGTAGATCCCCAGGGAGGAAGCCCAGGCTTTCGCCCGCTTCCACGGCAGGCCGCACGAGCACGATTTTGCGAACCAAACCAGCCCGCAACGCTTCGACTGCCATCGCGACCGCCAAGTAGGTTTTTCCACAACCGGCTGGGCCCGCAGCGAAGGTCAAGTCGTATTGCCGGATCGTGTCGACGTAAACCGCCTGCCCCGGCGTACGAGGCTTGATTTGTCGCCCTGCATGCTGGATATCAATCGCTTCCGCTTTGACGCGGGGCGCCGCACCATCGATGACTCCGCCATGCTCGGAGGCCGCTCCATCGACGTCATCGCTGCTCAATCCGCCTTTTTTTCGAGAAATTTGCCGCATTCGCTCCAATGTCCGCGTTGCGTTCTGAACACGCTCCTCTTCGCCCGCGATTCGGATTTGACCATCACGCTGCGTGATGCTGACATCGAACAGCCGTTTTAGCTTTCGCAAATGTTGGTCGCGAGGCCCAAAAAGAGCCAAGATTTCGTCCGCATTAGCAATCGCCAATGTCGCTTCGGTCATTCAAAAACCTTTGTTTGTATTCTTTCCATCGCTTGCTTTACCGAAAAGAGTTTCCTGTCAAGTCTCGGTCAATTCTAATCACAGGCGTGATTTAGCAAACACTAAACGATAGGCCCTGCAACACCCGCTGAAAAGCATAGAAACGCTGGCATGATCGCAGAGATTAAAGAATCCGTGACATCCCAAACGCCTCCAAGGCCCGGCAGCAAATTACCGCTATCCTTGGCGGCATTATCGCGTTTCACCAATGATTCCGCCAAATCGCCTACCATTCCGGAGACCGCAAGTATCGGGCCAAGGATCAGGGCACCCAAGACAGGAGGCATTCCAGCGGCGGCTAGGTTCACATTGCTACCCGAAACAGCCTCCATTTCAACTCCCAAAAATATTGGAAAAAGCCATTTCAAACAAACGAAAGCAACGATCGTACTACTTACGATACCACCAATCGCTCCTTCGACGGTCTTTCCCGGACTGAGCCGAGAAATCAGTTTGTGCTTTCCTATCGCTCGGCCAACAAAGTAGGCACCCGCATCGGCTGACTTTGTGACCAAAACCATGGTTAACAATGCTGCGACACCCCAGTTTCCGCTGCCTAGACTGCGAAGCGAAAACAGCATCGCCATCGGTAGACCAACGTAAATCGCGATGAAAACAGTCGATGCCATGCGTCCGGTGACGACGCCGACATCCGCTTTCAATGCGGCTTCGGAACTTGTGACTTCAGAGCGTGTGCCAGGTTTGCCATAGAGAAACATTTCTCGCCCAACCGTTAACATGACGGCTACCACCGCTCCGACGACCATCGCGCCGAACATTCCGAACGTGGCGTTTGCAGGATAACTCGAATGAAACAGCGGCCACATTAGCGGGACGATTGGCGATAGCGTCACAATGGTGGTTGAGATTAGGACGGTCGAACGCGACAGGTACCTTCCGCTCGCCATGACCAGCCCCGCTAAATCCCAAGCCGTGCCGATGGCAAAGAACAGGAGAATCGGGACGAGCCAAAGTCCCTCCAGCCCCGCTCGAGACCGAGTGACATCGAGGTAGAGCAGCAAACAGATGACTGCAATCAATGCAATCGATGTTTTTAAACGGTCGGCTAACAAAGCTTGGTTCTCTCCGTAAATTGTCGCTTAAGGTGGTGGACGGGTTACCGAGTCCCCTTCAGCCAAGTTCAATTCTCAATGGGAACCGAGCATTATTGATTGACGCTCAATCCGCCGAAGCGACGTTGCCGAGTCGCGTAGTCGTCTATCGCCGATAAAAACAATTCCCGTTTGAAGTCTGGCCAACATGACTCGGTCACCCACAGTTCAGCATAGCTCAATTGCCACAGCAGAAAGTTGCTGACACGAAAATCGCCACCGGTGCGTATCATCAAATCGACTTCGGGAAGTCCTGCTGTATAGAGCCGACTCGAGACCAATTCTTCATCGATCTTCTCTTCAGCCAACTTGCCGTCGGCGACTTCTCGAGCCAATTCGCGGACGACTTTGGTGATCTCATCGCGACCACCATAATCGATTGCTAACACAAGAGCGGTGCCTTGATTCTCGGCCGACATCTGCAGCGTTTTGTCCATCTCTGTGATGACGGATTCGGGCAAACGGTCTCGTCGCCCAATGACCTTCAAACGCAGGCCTTGCTCCATAATCAAACGACGCTCTTCAACCAAGTACTGCTCGAGTAAATGCATTAGAAAGTCCAACTCAGGCTGCGGACGTTTCCAGTTTTCACTCGACAAGCAGTAAAGCGTGATCGCTTCGATGCCCAGTTCTGAGGCCATTTCGCTTACCATCCGCACCGAGTCGACGCCCCGACGATGGCCTTCGATTCGAGGCAATCCTTGTGCTTCTGCCCAGCGACCATTGCCATCCATGATGATCGCAATATGCTTCGGAAGATCGGCCATAACAAACTTACCTTGCAATACCCTAAGCGACCGGTTGCAGTTTTAGGACGGAGGAGGCGTCTGTGAAGATCGTTTGTGCTCGGTCCGGTCCAACCGACAATACACCAACGGGGACCCCCACCAATTCTTCAATCCTGCGAACATAGGCAAGTGCACCTTCAGGAAAATCATCGACGCTTCGCACATCATCGACGGGTTCCTTCCAACCCTCGATCGTTTCATAGATCGGTTTGCATCGTCGGAGTTGGTCGGCATGGCCAGGGAACCGTGTAATGCGTTGGCCATCCAATTCATACGCGACACAGACCTTTAGTTCATCAAGATGAGCAAGGACGTCCATCATCATCAATGCCAAACGAGTCACGCCACTGAGACGTGCGGTGTAGCGAACGGCAACCGCGTCAAACCATCCACAACGACGCGGACGACCCGTCGTCGTACCATACTCGTTGCCAAGTTTTCGAATCTGGTCGCCGACCGCATCCTCTAATTCAGTCACAAACGGACCGCCACCAACGCGAGTGCTGTAGGCTTTGCAAACCCCCAAGACATGATCGATCCATTTTGGCGGGATCCCCGATCCGGCACAGATCCCTACACCGCTGCTGTTACTGCTGGTCACAAATGGATACGTGCCATGGTCGATATCGAGCAGCGCTCCTTGAGCTCCTTCGAACAATAACTTTTTGTCCGCCTCTGCTGCATCGAGCAGGATCTCCGTTGTGTCGCCGATCATCGCTGACAAACGCTTTGCCCAAGAGGCAGCCAGTGGAACAACCACATCCGGTGCAATTTGCTGCAGCTCCTCTTCGGGTACGCCCAGACTTCGCAAGATTTTTGTTTTCTGCTCCGCGACCGTTCGGATGCGTTCATCTCGCTCGGGTTGCAGTAAATCGGTCATCCGAATCGCATGGGTGCGGCCCACCTTGTCGCGGTAGCACGGTCCGATCCCGCGATTGGTCGTTCCAATCGATTCGCCACGCACTTCGGTTGCATTCGTTTGGCGATCTTCGGCAATATGCCAAGGCATGACCAAATGAGCACGCTCGCTGATGAGCATGTTCTCGGCACAGTTCACGCCGCGAGGAGCCAGACCGTCAATTTCAGCAATCAGCGTGGTCGGATTGATAACCACGCCCGGAGTGATCATGTTTTTGACATGAGGATGCAGAATACCGCTGGGGATATGATGCAATTTGTAGGTTTCAGAGCCAGCGACCACGGTGTGGCCCGCGTTGGCGCCTCCTTGGTAGCGAACGACATAATCAAATTGAGGGGCTAGTAAGTCGACCAACTTACCTTTCGCTTCGTCACCCCATTGTAAACCAATGACACAAGTACCCGACACCGAAGAAACTCCCAAAATCGCTTGGGGGATTGAAAACTGGCACAACACATGCCGCCACGCCGAAGCAAGTCTCCAGCGCAAACCGAAAAGCGTAAGCATTCATGATCGAATTGGCAAGGACGT from Novipirellula aureliae includes these protein-coding regions:
- a CDS encoding HD family phosphohydrolase, with translation MSTSTKKRTRQERIESLGIPKPRFVQWWQRSDKSDFLLRIAMAVAAAVLMLVLCQAWQLPFAYRKGSILKRDLITRVTFQVPDEFETDALRRQKRREEPVLYRNRTKPLDQLRAILKDQLFLTLGAQSYEQMNDDERKAFEEFLRSKEQAVADDEMEETDSVKVAPEQQFAILKSVLATDPELIKVDEAVAMAMKPIYDHGLLRSMQHKPDQGNQRIIMVYPAGLPDEAVPVEASKVRIAQASSEFQSLLQEYFRSRFDLDQDQVAARMIGQWFVNRLPEYETLQYDDELSEQARLAAAARVEPVMTTYYAGDSKLATAGEPLTGKEIALLRMEEREFASRMGWRDKLARFTAYGGMMCALYLLCGSYIFFVEDRSLLLDRAKFAKMLVLIVATVVLCYYAARDEWRSELIPLVLASTVAAVVYGRELALLLMAAVCLSVTLFLGASISELVMLLAASTSCMLLLGRIRTRTHLLYVGAISAAITAITVVGVGVVTAETLSNVDEAAESTPFYNGPYFGSVVGGLCREALWAGFCILVSAASMTGLLPLVEKAFGVQTDLSLLELGDASHPLLRRLAQRAPGTYNHSINVASIAEAAADAIGANGLLVRVGAYFHDIGKMFKPDYFIENQSSGINQHDSLQPAMSTLVIIAHVKDGADLARSHHLPQSIIDFIMQHHGTTLVEYFYREAARRSEEDPNGDTVSDKDFRYPGPKPQTLEAAVMMLADTVESASRTLVDPTPSRIQGLVDAIAQKKMADGQFDECGLTFRQLDRIRASLVKSLTAIYHARVKYPGQQSA
- a CDS encoding phosphatidate cytidylyltransferase is translated as MLADRLKTSIALIAVICLLLYLDVTRSRAGLEGLWLVPILLFFAIGTAWDLAGLVMASGRYLSRSTVLISTTIVTLSPIVPLMWPLFHSSYPANATFGMFGAMVVGAVVAVMLTVGREMFLYGKPGTRSEVTSSEAALKADVGVVTGRMASTVFIAIYVGLPMAMLFSLRSLGSGNWGVAALLTMVLVTKSADAGAYFVGRAIGKHKLISRLSPGKTVEGAIGGIVSSTIVAFVCLKWLFPIFLGVEMEAVSGSNVNLAAAGMPPVLGALILGPILAVSGMVGDLAESLVKRDNAAKDSGNLLPGLGGVWDVTDSLISAIMPAFLCFSAGVAGPIV
- a CDS encoding adenylosuccinate synthase — translated: MSGTCVIGLQWGDEAKGKLVDLLAPQFDYVVRYQGGANAGHTVVAGSETYKLHHIPSGILHPHVKNMITPGVVINPTTLIAEIDGLAPRGVNCAENMLISERAHLVMPWHIAEDRQTNATEVRGESIGTTNRGIGPCYRDKVGRTHAIRMTDLLQPERDERIRTVAEQKTKILRSLGVPEEELQQIAPDVVVPLAASWAKRLSAMIGDTTEILLDAAEADKKLLFEGAQGALLDIDHGTYPFVTSSNSSGVGICAGSGIPPKWIDHVLGVCKAYSTRVGGGPFVTELEDAVGDQIRKLGNEYGTTTGRPRRCGWFDAVAVRYTARLSGVTRLALMMMDVLAHLDELKVCVAYELDGQRITRFPGHADQLRRCKPIYETIEGWKEPVDDVRSVDDFPEGALAYVRRIEELVGVPVGVLSVGPDRAQTIFTDASSVLKLQPVA
- the ybeY gene encoding rRNA maturation RNase YbeY, producing MSNILDNNPHRNDRLSIEIIADAPLPELHWYDSIQRAAAAALDYRGFAFGEVGIRITNDNEIRLINRVHLGHDYETDVISFGYFADAPRIEGELAVSLETAQRAAEELAWPAEHELLLYVVHGTLHLTGMDDQAPQGRRSMRAAEIGVMRKLGIEMTDAVGPDAVDAHAGESNSHEPDSGQATTDRSEVKK
- a CDS encoding hemolysin family protein gives rise to the protein MTDWVFWWILSATGFAISSIGGLGGELLDRFAGRSLEAYCRLNKNRDRFGAVIDHQDAAIRGSEYLRMIGTTLFLIAGTAGLFANDGDPNASQLATWAFGAGISMMLIHVWFPAAVTRFASTQVLYHTWPFWHGLSVLMHPLSAPGELVEIITRRLAGKQEHEDEDQEQLEDEIRTIVTAGEREGYFGPGVREMIQGVMTLHEDTVGHIMTPRGDVDALDVSWSWEQILETIVEAGRTRLPVYEGTLDNVVGILYVKDLLPYLQKDGEPDKPISKIMRRSWIVPVDRSVEILLREFLHSRSHMAIVLDEFQQTTGVVTIEDALEEIVGEIVDESDEDEEIGLQVIDDDTVEVDGRLMIDDLNDLVGWDLPESDDYETIAGYVLFHTGAIPEAGHRLTLGESEIEILKASNRKIDSMRIRRQKNKDQRVG
- the uppS gene encoding polyprenyl diphosphate synthase, which produces MADLPKHIAIIMDGNGRWAEAQGLPRIEGHRRGVDSVRMVSEMASELGIEAITLYCLSSENWKRPQPELDFLMHLLEQYLVEERRLIMEQGLRLKVIGRRDRLPESVITEMDKTLQMSAENQGTALVLAIDYGGRDEITKVVRELAREVADGKLAEEKIDEELVSSRLYTAGLPEVDLMIRTGGDFRVSNFLLWQLSYAELWVTESCWPDFKRELFLSAIDDYATRQRRFGGLSVNQ
- a CDS encoding PhoH family protein, giving the protein MTEATLAIANADEILALFGPRDQHLRKLKRLFDVSITQRDGQIRIAGEEERVQNATRTLERMRQISRKKGGLSSDDVDGAASEHGGVIDGAAPRVKAEAIDIQHAGRQIKPRTPGQAVYVDTIRQYDLTFAAGPAGCGKTYLAVAMAVEALRAGLVRKIVLVRPAVEAGESLGFLPGDLRAKLNPYLRPLMDALGEMIDYDQSRALMEQDVIEVIPLAYMRGRTLNDAFIILDEAQNTTVAQMKMFLTRMGEQSKMVVSGDTSQQDLPKGITSGLSDAMRRLGKIEGIGSVRLRETDIVRHKLVQRIVNAYDTHPHE